The Rhodothermales bacterium DNA segment TATACGCAGCCTATTACCTGGTTCACAGTCTGGCGGGTGGTTCTGATTTCCACCAGCGCGACCTTACCGCTGCCAGCCATTTTGGCGTGGCTGCCAGAGCCGGGGGCATCAAGCGCATCATCTTCCTCGGCGGATTGGCCGAGGCCGCGCCCGGTCTGTCGGAGCATTTGCGTTCGCGTCAGCAAACGGGCGATTGTCTGCGTAGCGCCGGCGTCCCGGTCACTGAATTCCGTGCCGGCGTCATTGTTGGCTCCGGCAGTCTCTCGTTTGAGATGATTCGGTACCTGACGGAGCGCGTGCCGGTGATGATTTGCCCCCAGTGGGTCTACACGCGCACCCAACCGATTGGCATTCGTGAGGTACTGGAGTATCTGGCCGCCGCGCTCGCCGTGCCCGACAGTAGTGGTCGCGTCATCGAGATCGGCGGTGCGGATGTCGTCACTTATGGCGAAATGATGACGATCTATGCGGAGGTTCGCGGCCTCAAGCGCTGGATGATACCCGTGCCGGTTCTCACGCCTCGCCTGTCGTCGTACTGGGTGAACCTGGTTACGCCCATCCCGGCGGTCATCGCGCGCCCACTCGTCGAGGGCCTGCGGAATGAGAGCATCGTGCACGATCCCAGCGCCCTGCGACTGTTTCCCCACATCCAGCCAGCGGGCTATCGCACCACGGTAGAAAGGGCCATCGCGCGCCTCGAGGTAAACCACATCGAAACCGCCTGGAGCGATGCGTTGAGCACCAGCCAGGGCGATGTGGCCCCCGTAACGCTGACGACTCGCGAAGGTATGATTGTGGAACAGCGCCAATGTGTTGTCCTGGCGCCGGCAGCGGATGTGTATACGATCTTCATCGGGCTCGGGGGCAAGCGAGGCTGGTTTTATATGAATTGGGCATGGGCCATACGTGGGTTTGTCGATCAGATGATTGGTGGGGTGGGTCTGCGCCGTGGTCGACGCGATCCTGACGATTTGCGGGTGGGAGATGCGCTCGATTTCTGGCGGGTAGAGGCCGTGGAACCTGGACACCTGCTGAGATTGCGGGCTGAGATGAAAGTACCCGGAAAAGCCTGGCTGCAATTGCAGGTCAACGCCCATGGAGAGGACCAGGCACGGCTCTCGCAAACGGCGTATTTTGCGCCCAAGGGGCTGATGGGGTGGCTGTATTGGTATGCATTATATCCGCTGCATGCCTTGATTTTCAGCGGACTCATTCACCAGATTTCACGGCGCGCCGTCATTCTAAAACGCGATCGGCCCTGATGATCACCGTCCATTGATGCGGTGTGGATCAACCGCTTCGTAATGAAACCCCAAAATGAAGTCCACCATGTGTTGCGAACGTCGCCTGAGACAAGAGAAGTACCAGAAACTCCGACCGATGCTGGTGGCATTGGCGATGGTAGCGTTGACCGGCTGCTGGGCGCCCGACCAGACCCCCGCCATCCCCAATCAACCCCTGGAAGACCTCTCCGCGCCGGCGCTCCAACAGCAACTGGCCGACGGAAGCCTCTCCGCCGAGGCCGTCACCCGCTACTTCCTCGACCGCATCGCCACCCTCGACGACGCCGGCCCGAGGCTCAACGCCATCATCTCCACCAACCCGGATGCGATGGCAATCGCGCGGGAGCTGGACCGGCGCTTCGCCGAGTCGGGCCCCGTTGGCCCGCTCCACGGCATGCCGGTGGTCCTCAAGGACAACATCGACTCGGGCGATCCGATGGCGACGACGGCCGGCTCCATCGCCCTGGCCGGCCATCTGGCTACTGAAGACGCCTTTCTGGCCGCGCGGCTTCGCGATGCCGGCGCCGTCATCATCGCCAAGGCGAATCTGAGCGAGTGGGCCAACTTCCGGGGCGACAACTCGTCGAGCGGCTGGAGCAGCCTCGGCGGGCAGACGCGTAATCCCTACGTGCTCGACCGCAACGCCTGCGGCTCGTCGAGCGGCTCGGCGGTGGCGGTAGCGGCCGGGCTCACCCCGCTGGCCGTTGGCACCGAGACCAACGGGTCGATCGTGTGCCCGGCCGGCGCCAGCGGGATCGTGGGCATCAAGCCGACCGTAGGCACCGTCAGCCGGCACGGCATCATCCCCATCTCCCACACCCAGGATACGGCCGGCCCCATGGCGACCACCGTGGCCGGCGCCGCTCTGCTGCTGCAGGCCCTTGTTGGTGTCGATGAACGCGATAGCG contains these protein-coding regions:
- a CDS encoding SDR family oxidoreductase is translated as MEDTNRPLILVTGATGYIGGRLVPRLLEMGYRVRCLVRDPVRLQGRLWQHDVEIVAGDVLQPESLAPAMQGVYAAYYLVHSLAGGSDFHQRDLTAASHFGVAARAGGIKRIIFLGGLAEAAPGLSEHLRSRQQTGDCLRSAGVPVTEFRAGVIVGSGSLSFEMIRYLTERVPVMICPQWVYTRTQPIGIREVLEYLAAALAVPDSSGRVIEIGGADVVTYGEMMTIYAEVRGLKRWMIPVPVLTPRLSSYWVNLVTPIPAVIARPLVEGLRNESIVHDPSALRLFPHIQPAGYRTTVERAIARLEVNHIETAWSDALSTSQGDVAPVTLTTREGMIVEQRQCVVLAPAADVYTIFIGLGGKRGWFYMNWAWAIRGFVDQMIGGVGLRRGRRDPDDLRVGDALDFWRVEAVEPGHLLRLRAEMKVPGKAWLQLQVNAHGEDQARLSQTAYFAPKGLMGWLYWYALYPLHALIFSGLIHQISRRAVILKRDRP
- a CDS encoding amidase: MLVALAMVALTGCWAPDQTPAIPNQPLEDLSAPALQQQLADGSLSAEAVTRYFLDRIATLDDAGPRLNAIISTNPDAMAIARELDRRFAESGPVGPLHGMPVVLKDNIDSGDPMATTAGSIALAGHLATEDAFLAARLRDAGAVIIAKANLSEWANFRGDNSSSGWSSLGGQTRNPYVLDRNACGSSSGSAVAVAAGLTPLAVGTETNGSIVCPAGASGIVGIKPTVGTVSRHGIIPISHTQDTAGPMATTVAGAALLLQALVGVDERDSGARAFPESVDFAPDPEALDLDGVRIGVWRGHYGAGEIPEADAILQTSIGLLEQAGATVVDSIAFAIPGGIGAASYEVLKYEFKAGMAAYLSTHGIPNGMASLADLIAFNAANAETVMPVFGQEVFEASEAMGDLTEPAYQAALEASAFRLRSLTDSLYAEHALTALIAPVNAPAWKTDWVSGDRFGLSSSSLAAITGYPSVVVPAGYISGLPINIAFIGPALSEDTLIQLAYVFEQAAAVRVKPAFVPTLEER